In Mus musculus strain NOD/MrkTac chromosome 11 genomic contig, GRCm38.p6 alternate locus group NOD/MrkTac MMCHR11_NOD_IDD4_1, one DNA window encodes the following:
- the Asgr2 gene encoding asialoglycoprotein receptor 2 isoform b (isoform b is encoded by transcript variant 4) encodes MEFGALDTLGGSTNAILTSWLAQLEEKQQQLKADHSTLLFHLKHFPMDLRTLTCQLAYFQSNGTECCPVNWVEFGGSCYWFSRDGLTWAEADQYCQLENAHLLVINSREEQDFVVKHRSQFHIWIGLTDRDGSWKWVDGTDYRSNYRNWAFTQPDNWQGHEQGGGEDCAEILSDGHWNDNFCQQVNRWVCEKRRNITH; translated from the exons ATGGAGTTCGGGGCTCTGGACACCCTCG GAGGTAGCACAAACGCCATACTGACTTCCTGGTTAGCCCAACTGGAGGAGAAGCAGCAACAGCTAAAGGCAG ACCATTCCACATTGCTCTTTCACCTGAAGCACTTCCCAATGGATCTGCGAACCCTGACCTGTCAGCTGGCGTACTTCCAGAGCAATG GCACGGAATGCTGCCCTGTTAACTGGGTGGAGTTCGGGGGAAGCTGCTACTGGTTTTCTCGGGATGGGCTCACCTGGGCTGAGGCTGACCAGTACTGCCAGCTGGAGAACGCCCACCTGCTGGTCATCAACTCCAGGGAGGAGCAG GACTTTGTTGTAAAGCACAGGAGCCAGTTTCATATTTGGATAGGTCTTACCGACAGGGATGGCTCCTGGAAATGGGTGGATGGAACTGATTATAGAAGCAACTACAG GAATTGGGCCTTCACTCAGCCAGATAACTGGCAGGGCCATGAACAGGGTGGAGGTGAAGACTGTGCTGAAATCCTGTCAGATGGCCATTGGAATGACAACTTCTGCCAGCAGGTGAACCGCTGGGTATGCGAAAAGAGACGGAACATCACCCACTAG